The proteins below come from a single Candidatus Eremiobacterota bacterium genomic window:
- a CDS encoding DEAD/DEAH box helicase — protein sequence MPFERLSIIAPLRRALTREGYTEPTPIQAKAIPHLLKGRDLMGIAQTGTGKTAAFVLPILQRMSEETKAPAPGYPRVLVLAPTRELAAQIGESFATYGQFLRFRHVVIFGGLNQGPQVRELSRGIDILVATPGRLLDLMNQGYVHLKAVEYFVIDEADRMLDMGFINDVRRIVSALPGKRHSLFFSATMSPQVGELADTMLKDPVHAEAAPQATTVELVKQSVFFVDQANKEHLLVELIKQHHMTCALIFTRTKHRANKVALMLNKNNIQADAIHGNKSQTQRTRTLQNFKSGISRVLVATDIAARGLDIESISHVINYDMPVESESYVHRIGRTARAGAEGNAYSFCAADERSFLHEIERLIRMKIEVATHRYHSEQARNAVGAAARPAPKQARNAFGAARPVPKLARATERSFKPHW from the coding sequence ATGCCATTTGAACGTTTAAGTATTATCGCCCCGCTCCGGCGGGCACTGACCAGGGAAGGCTACACCGAGCCCACGCCCATACAGGCCAAGGCCATACCGCACCTGCTGAAAGGCCGGGACCTTATGGGCATCGCCCAGACGGGCACCGGAAAGACCGCTGCGTTCGTACTGCCCATATTGCAGAGAATGTCTGAAGAGACCAAGGCTCCAGCTCCAGGATATCCGCGGGTGCTTGTGCTGGCGCCCACCAGGGAGCTTGCGGCGCAGATCGGGGAAAGCTTTGCCACTTACGGCCAGTTCCTTCGATTCAGGCATGTGGTGATATTCGGCGGCCTCAACCAGGGTCCCCAGGTAAGGGAGCTCTCACGGGGCATAGACATTCTCGTCGCCACCCCCGGCCGGCTTCTCGATCTTATGAACCAGGGATACGTGCATTTGAAGGCCGTGGAGTATTTTGTCATTGATGAGGCCGACAGAATGCTTGACATGGGCTTTATCAACGATGTGCGCAGGATCGTTTCCGCCCTGCCGGGGAAACGCCATTCACTTTTTTTCTCGGCTACCATGTCACCCCAGGTAGGTGAGCTGGCAGATACAATGCTGAAAGACCCGGTGCATGCCGAGGCGGCTCCCCAGGCAACGACAGTGGAGCTTGTGAAGCAGTCCGTGTTCTTCGTGGATCAGGCAAATAAAGAGCATCTGCTGGTGGAGCTTATTAAGCAGCATCATATGACATGCGCCCTGATCTTCACCCGCACAAAGCATCGTGCGAACAAGGTCGCGCTGATGCTCAACAAGAATAATATCCAGGCAGACGCCATCCACGGCAACAAGTCGCAGACCCAGCGGACCAGGACCCTGCAGAATTTCAAGTCCGGCATATCAAGGGTTCTGGTGGCGACGGATATTGCGGCGCGTGGCCTCGACATCGAGAGCATTTCCCACGTCATCAATTATGATATGCCCGTCGAATCCGAGAGCTATGTTCACCGCATCGGCCGCACCGCCAGGGCGGGAGCAGAGGGGAACGCGTATTCCTTCTGCGCGGCAGACGAGCGCTCTTTTCTTCATGAGATTGAGAGGCTGATACGGATGAAGATAGAGGTCGCCACGCATCGGTACCATTCAGAGCAGGCAAGGAACGCAGTCGGAGCGGCAGCAAGGCCTGCCCCGAAGCAGGCGAGGAACGCATTCGGAGCGGCAAGGCCTGTCCCGAAGCTGGCAAGAGCCACGGAGAGAAGCTTCAAGCCGCACTGGTGA
- a CDS encoding flavodoxin family protein — MKILGINGSHRPNGATMNLTRKALEGAHSAGAETELVMLSELEIRYCTNCLKCYSDIESDIAPCSIDDGVGKVLEKIRDADGIILSSPVHNGFVTGLMTTFMERIAWRLCRPTGEILGLRGIPAPRLTEKTRAVATIVSAGCMPTKLRKFCDTGTPWLKEQGAICFNGECVADMYAGVVLDRELEKDEWARIYFIRKLSEKQLQEAFGIGVKMVDAIKNHRIRPANLSGMVGIFSDTAARVLSKIINPYEIKKS; from the coding sequence ATGAAAATACTTGGTATCAATGGAAGCCATCGCCCGAATGGCGCTACAATGAACCTCACCAGGAAAGCGCTCGAAGGGGCACATTCCGCAGGCGCTGAAACGGAGCTGGTAATGCTCTCGGAGCTTGAGATCAGGTACTGCACAAACTGCCTGAAATGCTACAGTGACATAGAATCTGACATTGCGCCCTGCAGCATCGATGATGGCGTGGGGAAGGTTCTTGAGAAGATACGGGATGCCGACGGGATCATACTCTCTTCACCGGTTCACAACGGATTTGTCACCGGCCTCATGACGACTTTCATGGAGCGCATCGCCTGGAGGCTCTGCCGTCCCACCGGTGAGATCCTGGGGCTTCGTGGTATCCCGGCTCCCAGGCTCACTGAAAAAACCCGCGCTGTGGCAACCATAGTGAGCGCCGGCTGCATGCCGACAAAGCTGAGAAAATTCTGCGACACGGGGACTCCCTGGCTGAAGGAGCAGGGCGCGATCTGCTTTAACGGCGAATGCGTAGCCGATATGTATGCAGGGGTCGTGCTTGACAGGGAACTGGAAAAAGATGAGTGGGCAAGGATCTATTTCATAAGAAAGCTTTCTGAAAAACAGCTCCAGGAAGCCTTCGGGATTGGAGTGAAGATGGTAGATGCGATAAAGAACCACAGGATCAGGCCAGCCAATCTTTCCGGCATGGTAGGAATATTTTCCGACACGGCAGCCAGAGTGCTCAGCAAGATCATCAATCCCTACGAGATCAAAAAAAGCTAG
- a CDS encoding zinc ribbon domain-containing protein, which translates to MVGNASEPEPMNPWREIALSAADGEPLSALYSALGSISGSSGWIENTVLFKALAVPSLLINGKAGTEPGGSWKAFSMSFPSGSLVKLVDTSGHEMVFYRDAEGNFYSGSLTQGGEVEKAFLIYPEESAENPSLLITNRAWSQSAGLKDAPAGFPWTAAPLHWLPEGSKAEPIETGPSSPPPPPSPSRPACAKCGARLKEGHKFCVTCGTKYEAHAPPPPPPAAPSRPACAKCGARLKQGHKFCVTCGTKYEAPAHPAPPPAAPAPPVCAKCGARLKEGDKFCVGCGAKCQQLPHGQAT; encoded by the coding sequence ATGGTGGGTAATGCTTCTGAGCCTGAGCCAATGAATCCCTGGAGAGAGATCGCCCTGTCAGCTGCCGACGGCGAACCGCTCTCTGCATTATATTCTGCCCTGGGAAGCATTTCGGGATCGTCAGGCTGGATCGAAAACACTGTTCTTTTCAAAGCCCTTGCCGTGCCGTCATTGCTCATCAATGGAAAAGCGGGCACAGAACCGGGCGGCTCGTGGAAAGCCTTTTCTATGAGCTTTCCTTCTGGCTCACTGGTGAAGCTTGTGGATACCTCAGGTCATGAAATGGTTTTTTACCGCGATGCTGAAGGAAATTTTTACAGCGGCTCATTGACCCAGGGTGGAGAGGTGGAAAAAGCATTCCTGATTTATCCTGAAGAGAGCGCCGAAAATCCGTCACTTCTCATTACGAACAGGGCCTGGTCCCAGAGTGCCGGCCTTAAGGATGCGCCTGCGGGCTTTCCCTGGACTGCCGCTCCCCTCCATTGGCTGCCTGAAGGATCTAAGGCAGAGCCTATTGAAACAGGTCCCTCTTCACCTCCGCCGCCTCCGTCTCCATCCCGGCCTGCCTGCGCGAAGTGCGGCGCACGCCTCAAGGAAGGCCACAAATTCTGCGTAACCTGCGGTACAAAATACGAGGCACATGCGCCTCCGCCGCCCCCTCCTGCGGCGCCATCCCGTCCTGCCTGCGCGAAGTGCGGCGCCCGCCTCAAGCAAGGCCACAAATTCTGTGTAACCTGCGGTACAAAATACGAGGCACCCGCGCATCCGGCGCCCCCTCCTGCGGCTCCGGCTCCACCCGTCTGCGCGAAGTGCGGCGCCCGCCTCAAGGAAGGCGATAAATTCTGTGTCGGGTGCGGTGCAAAATGTCAGCAACTACCGCATGGCCAGGCGACTTGA